One Lutra lutra chromosome 18, mLutLut1.2, whole genome shotgun sequence genomic window carries:
- the SBK1 gene encoding serine/threonine-protein kinase SBK1, whose protein sequence is MSVGCPEPEPPRSLPCCGPGTAPGLGAGVPLLTEDMQALTLRTLAASDVTKHYELVRELGKGTYGKVDLVAYKGTGTKMALKFVNKSKTKLKNFLREVSITNSLSSSPFIIKVFDVVFETEDCYVFAQEYAPAGDLFDIIPPQVGLPEDTVKRCVQQLGLALDFMHGRQLVHRDIKPENVLLFDRECRRVKLADFGMTRRVGCRVKRVSGTIPYTAPEVCQAGRADGFAVDTGVDVWAFGVLIFCVLTGNFPWEAASGADAFFEEFVRWQRGRLPGLPSQWRRFTEPALRMFQRLLALEPERRGPAKEVFRFLKHELTSELRRRPSHRARKPPGDRPPAAGPLRLEAPGPLKRTVLTESGSGSRPAPPAVGPAPAPVPVPVPVPEAGLAPPGPPGRTDGRPDKSKGQVVLATAIEICV, encoded by the exons ATGAGCGTGGGCTGCCCAGAGCCCGAACCACCCCGCTCCCTGCCCTGCTGTGGGCCAGGGACTGCCCCTGGGTTGGGTGCAGGCGTGCCCCTCCTCACTGAAGACATGCAGGCACTGACCCTCCGCACGCTGGCCGCCAGTGATGTGACCAAGCACTACGAACTTGTCCGGGAGCTAGGCAAAGGCACCTACGGGAAGGTCGATCTCGTGGCCTACAAGGGCACAG GCACGAAAATGGCACTGAAGTTTGTGAACAAGAGCAAAACGAAGCTGAAGAACTTCCTGCGGGAGGTGAGCATCACCAAcagcctctcctccagccccttcATCATCAAGGTCTTTGACGTGGTTTTTGAGACAGAGGACTGCTATGTCTTCGCCCAAGAGTATGCGCCCGCAGGGGACCTGTTTGACATCATCCCTCCTCAG GTGGGGCTCCCCGAGGACACGGTGAAGCGCTGCGTGCAGCAGCTGGGCCTGGCACTGGACTTCATGCACGGGCGGCAGCTGGTACACCGCGACATCAAGCCCGAGAACGTGCTGCTGTTCGACCGCGAGTGCCGCCGCGTGAAGCTGGCCGACTTCGGCATGACGCGCCGCGTGGGCTGCCGCGTGAAGCGGGTCAGCGGCACCATCCCCTACACGGCGCCCGAGGTGTGCCAGGCGGGCCGCGCCGACGGCTTCGCGGTGGACACGGGCGTGGACGTGTGGGCCTTCGGCGTGCTCATCTTCTGCGTGCTCACCGGCAACTTCCCGTGGGAGGCGGCGTCGGGCGCGGACGCCTTCTTCGAGGAGTTCGTGCGCTGGCAGCGGGGCCGCCTGCCGGGGCTGCCGTCGCAGTGGCGCCGCTTCACGGAGCCCGCGCTGCGCATGTTCCAGCGCCTGCTGGCCCTGGAGCCCGAGCGCCGCGGGCCGGCCAAGGAGGTCTTCCGCTTTCTCAAGCACGAGCTCACGTCCGAGCTGCGGCGCCGGCCCTCGCACCGCGCGCGCAAGCCCCCCGGGGACCGGCCGCCCGCCGCCGGGCCGCTGCGCCTCGAGGCGCCCGGGCCGCTCAAGCGGACGGTGCTGACCGAGAGCGGCAGCGGCTCCCGGCCCGCGCCCCCCGCCGTCgggcccgcgcccgcgcccgtgCCAGTGCCCGTGCCCGTGCCTGAGGCCGGCCTGGCGCCCCCGGGGCCCCCCGGCAGGACCGACGGCCGCCCGGACAAAAGCAAAGGGCAGGTGGTGCTGGCCACGGCCATCGAGATCTGCGTCTGA